From one Acidobacteriota bacterium genomic stretch:
- a CDS encoding inositol-3-phosphate synthase: MNRPSAIIPARGKLGVLLVGLGAVSTTVVAGVHAIRKGLASPIGSLTQMGTIRLGKRTEGRSPLIKDFVSLADLDGIVFGAWDIFEDSCYDAAKTAGVLEPALLEQIRPELEALRPWTAVFDRQYVKRLDGPNVKRGANKRDLAEQVRDDIRRFKSEHGLDRLVMVWCGSTEIFLTETAAHQSIESFEQALEADDPTIPSSMVYAYAAIQEGVPYANGAPNLTADIPALLALAQQKKVPIAGKDFKTGQTLIKTVIAPGLKARLLGVEGWYSTNILGNRDGEVLD; the protein is encoded by the coding sequence GTGAATCGACCCTCCGCCATCATACCTGCACGAGGAAAGCTCGGTGTTCTCCTCGTCGGCCTCGGGGCGGTCAGCACGACCGTCGTCGCCGGCGTGCACGCCATCCGCAAGGGCCTCGCCTCGCCCATCGGCTCGCTGACCCAGATGGGCACCATCCGTCTCGGCAAGCGGACGGAGGGGCGGTCGCCGCTCATCAAGGATTTCGTCTCCCTGGCCGACCTCGACGGCATCGTCTTCGGTGCCTGGGACATCTTCGAGGACTCCTGCTACGACGCGGCGAAGACCGCCGGCGTGCTCGAGCCCGCGCTGCTCGAACAGATCCGGCCCGAGCTCGAGGCACTCAGGCCCTGGACGGCCGTCTTCGATCGCCAGTACGTCAAGCGTCTCGACGGTCCGAACGTCAAGAGAGGCGCGAACAAGCGCGATCTCGCCGAACAGGTGCGCGACGACATCCGCCGCTTCAAGAGCGAGCACGGGCTCGATCGGCTCGTGATGGTGTGGTGCGGCAGCACCGAGATCTTCCTGACGGAGACGGCGGCGCACCAGTCGATCGAATCCTTCGAGCAGGCGCTGGAGGCGGACGACCCGACGATTCCGTCGAGCATGGTCTACGCGTACGCAGCCATCCAGGAGGGTGTGCCGTACGCGAACGGTGCGCCCAACCTGACCGCCGACATCCCGGCCCTGCTCGCCCTCGCGCAGCAGAAGAAGGTGCCCATCGCCGGCAAGGACTTCAAGACCGGCCAGACGCTCATCAAGACCGTCATCGCGCCCGGACTGAAGGCACGTCTGCTCGGCGTCGAGGGCTGGTACTCGACCAACATCCTCGGCAACCGCGACGGCGAGGTGCTCGACG
- a CDS encoding methyltransferase domain-containing protein gives MALADLFANNVLVRLVTGDKARYALAVSLIGVQTGERVLLVGSGDGVLLAALSAKAGLSGHVCGIDEDPGSAPRAQAVAAKAGVLVDVREQLHYDSLPFDDGAFDVVAVRPEGSLADEGRLGSVLVEAYRTLRPGGRVTLVIDQSKSGLAGMVARRDAAPARTVADITRLTDAGFRGARLLAVRDGWAFVEGARPRCQ, from the coding sequence ATGGCACTGGCCGACCTGTTCGCCAACAACGTGCTCGTCCGCCTGGTGACAGGCGACAAGGCGCGCTACGCGCTCGCCGTCTCGCTCATCGGAGTGCAGACCGGCGAACGCGTCCTGCTCGTGGGATCGGGCGATGGCGTGCTGCTCGCCGCGCTCAGCGCCAAGGCCGGTCTCTCGGGTCACGTGTGCGGCATCGACGAAGACCCGGGCTCCGCGCCGCGGGCCCAGGCCGTCGCCGCGAAGGCCGGCGTGCTCGTCGACGTGCGCGAGCAGCTGCACTACGACTCGTTGCCCTTCGACGATGGAGCCTTCGACGTCGTCGCCGTGCGCCCCGAAGGGTCGTTGGCCGACGAGGGCCGGCTCGGGTCGGTACTCGTCGAGGCCTATCGCACGCTCCGCCCGGGTGGACGGGTCACGCTGGTCATCGATCAGTCGAAAAGCGGCCTGGCCGGCATGGTGGCGCGACGCGATGCCGCGCCGGCGCGAACCGTGGCCGACATCACCCGCTTGACCGATGCCGGATTCAGGGGCGCCCGGCTGCTCGCCGTGCGCGATGGCTGGGCGTTCGTGGAGGGCGCTCGGCCCAGATGCCAGTAG
- a CDS encoding TonB family protein — translation MVLADRWPDGSQSSPIVEVVSVDELARAAGVDRREVDQLIGQGALPVRGQGYIAWPDAVAAGRTLRARRLARPEPSLESLGLAALMERGLFSSENATTRQAALPAAASAALHGLGALAVVMFTAAGLGGQAISHEVVAPEPLRLVFLALPGPGGGGGGGGARQQAPPPRAERQGDRTLSSPIPVREPPPPAEPPPQLEEPPPAPQPEELPPVVAPVATSASDERDRPGALEDRPAEMADSRGPGHGGGVGSGEGIGIGEGSGSGIGPGEGGGTGGGVYRPGSGIDPPRLLREVKPDYTDEARRQGINGEVLLEIVVRRDGTVGDIRLLSGLGFGLDRRAVDAVRQWRFAPARRLGTPVDVIVEVAVEFRQR, via the coding sequence ATGGTGCTCGCTGACCGGTGGCCTGACGGTTCGCAGTCCTCGCCCATTGTCGAGGTCGTGTCGGTCGACGAACTGGCCCGCGCGGCGGGTGTCGACCGCCGCGAGGTGGACCAGCTCATCGGTCAAGGTGCGCTGCCGGTCCGGGGTCAGGGGTACATCGCCTGGCCCGACGCGGTGGCGGCCGGCCGGACGTTACGCGCGAGGCGACTGGCACGGCCCGAGCCGTCGCTCGAGAGCCTGGGCCTCGCCGCCCTGATGGAGCGCGGGCTGTTCAGTTCGGAGAACGCGACGACCCGCCAGGCGGCGCTGCCAGCGGCGGCGTCGGCGGCGCTCCACGGCCTCGGCGCCCTGGCCGTCGTCATGTTCACCGCGGCGGGTCTGGGAGGGCAAGCCATCTCGCATGAGGTCGTGGCTCCCGAACCTCTGAGGCTCGTCTTTCTGGCGCTGCCGGGGCCCGGCGGCGGAGGGGGCGGGGGGGGCGCCAGACAGCAGGCTCCCCCGCCACGCGCCGAGCGGCAGGGCGATCGAACTCTCAGCAGTCCGATCCCCGTGCGCGAACCGCCGCCACCCGCCGAGCCACCACCCCAGCTCGAAGAACCGCCGCCCGCGCCCCAGCCTGAGGAGCTGCCTCCAGTCGTGGCGCCGGTGGCCACCTCGGCCAGCGACGAACGCGACCGCCCCGGCGCGCTCGAGGATCGTCCGGCCGAGATGGCCGACAGCCGGGGGCCGGGTCACGGCGGCGGCGTGGGCTCGGGCGAGGGCATCGGGATCGGCGAGGGGTCGGGGTCGGGCATCGGCCCGGGAGAGGGCGGCGGCACCGGGGGTGGCGTGTACAGACCCGGCAGCGGCATCGATCCCCCTCGTCTGCTCCGCGAGGTCAAGCCGGACTACACCGACGAGGCGCGGCGGCAGGGCATCAACGGCGAGGTCCTGCTCGAGATCGTCGTCCGGCGGGACGGCACGGTGGGAGACATCCGCCTGCTGTCGGGGCTGGGTTTCGGACTCGACCGGCGCGCGGTCGACGCGGTGCGGCAGTGGCGATTCGCCCCCGCCCGCCGGCTGGGAACGCCCGTCGACGTCATCGTTGAGGTGGCGGTCGAGTTCCGGCAGCGGTAG